From the Equus przewalskii isolate Varuska chromosome 19, EquPr2, whole genome shotgun sequence genome, one window contains:
- the NRSN1 gene encoding neurensin-1: MSSCSNICGSKQAQAATEGGYQRYGVRSYLHQFYEDCTTSIWEYEDDFQIQRSPNRWSSVFWKVGLISGTVFVILGLTVLAVGFLVPPKIEAFGEADFVVVDTHAVQFNGALDMCKLAGAVLFCTGGTSMAGCLLMSVFAKSYSKEEKFLQQKFKERIADIKAHTQPVTKAPGPGETKIPVTLTRVQNVQPIAAT, translated from the exons ATGAGTTCTTGCAGCAACATCTGTGGGTCCAAGCAGGCACAGGCTGCTACTGAGGGTGGGTACCAGCGCTACGGAGTCCGGTCCTACCTGCACCAGTTTTATGAGGACTGTACCACCTCAATCTGGGAGTATGAGGATGATTTCCAGATCCAGAGATCACCTAACAGGTGGAGCTCAGTATTCTGGAAG GTCGGACTCATCTCTGGCACAGTCTTCGTGATTCTTGGATTGACTGTTCTGGCAGTGGGCTTTCTTGTGCCCCCCAAAATCGAAGCCTTTGGCGAAGCCGATTTTGTGGTGGTTGACACTCATGCTGTCCAGTTTAACGGAGCCCTTGACATGTGCAAGCTGGCAGGAGCCGTTCTCTTCTGCACTGGGGGCACGTCCATGGCAGGGTGCCTGCTGATGTCGGTGTTTGCAAAAAGCtactccaaagaagaaaaattccttcAGCAGAAGTTTAAAGAGCGAATAGCAGACATCAAGGCCCACACCCAGCCCGTTACAAAAGCTCCGGGCCCGGGGGAAACGAAGATTCCAGTCACTTTGACCAGGGTTCAAAATGTCCAGCCTATAGCAGCAACCTGA